The sequence TTTGGATAATACTTCCAACCATGGTAGCACCCACATCAACAATTAGAATCTCGCCATAAGAATCAGTTGAAAGCGTACAATATTCGCGTTTGTTCTCACAAAAGGTTTTCAGGCTTCTACGCAATGCCAACGGCGAAACTGAATAATAGTGGCCATTAATTTTAACTGATTCAGAAGCTTTTCCTGATGCAGGGAAATGGTAGCGGTGATAATCAGCCGGGGCCAAACGAACAATGGCCATCGCTCCTGTTTCGTATTTTTTTGCCAGACTTTCATCGCCAAGGAAAGTCTGCAGGTTAAATTCAGAACCTTTTATAAAAAACGATGGGATATCGTTCATCGATTGGAAGGCCAGAATTTTACCATCTGCCGGGGAAACAACGCCTTCTTCCACTGGCCGAACCTCCGGTTTTAGTTTGCGATAAAAAAACTCATTAAAGGTTTTGTAATGCTTAATATCGCTGAATTCGCATTCGTTTAAATTAATACGGTGCTCGTTTACAAATTCAGGAATACGTTTTGCCGAAAGCCTGGAGTCCATGTACCAGCCTCCCATTGACGAAACAATTTTGCGTTTTACCAACAAGTTCAGAGCCGCTTTTCCGGTTGCCGATGTGTACAACCATTTCAGCATTCCTTCGCCGGGAACATTTTCGGACTGAATTTCCCCACTTGCTCTTTCAATATATTTTATAGTTTCCATTTTGGTATCCGGCTCAACTTCTTTTTGGCAGGAAATAATTGCCAGGAAAAGTAAAACCAAATTAATGTATTTCATCA comes from uncultured Draconibacterium sp. and encodes:
- a CDS encoding phosphatidylserine decarboxylase; this encodes MKYINLVLLFLAIISCQKEVEPDTKMETIKYIERASGEIQSENVPGEGMLKWLYTSATGKAALNLLVKRKIVSSMGGWYMDSRLSAKRIPEFVNEHRINLNECEFSDIKHYKTFNEFFYRKLKPEVRPVEEGVVSPADGKILAFQSMNDIPSFFIKGSEFNLQTFLGDESLAKKYETGAMAIVRLAPADYHRYHFPASGKASESVKINGHYYSVSPLALRRSLKTFCENKREYCTLSTDSYGEILIVDVGATMVGSIIQTYQAHTSVNKGDEKGYFAFGGSTLVLLFEKGTITFAADLIENTKKGLETTVKVGENIAS